One segment of Anatilimnocola aggregata DNA contains the following:
- a CDS encoding PhzF family phenazine biosynthesis protein: MARIPCWQVDAFTNRPFGGNPAAVCWLEQQADAQWMQAMAAEMNLAETAFVRKLDEGYELRWFTPTVEVDLCGHATLASAHALWQAGLIPDAEPTHFHTRSGVLTCQRTGEWIELDFPATPAVAATAPPILAEALGAQPVYVAKSKFDYVAVYDSATTVRILRPDFRALGTIPVRGVIVTSISDDPAFDFIARFFGPASGIDEDPATGSAYCSLLPYWAERLGKTECRAYQASQRGGVLKLRLNGDRVILGGQAVTIWQGELLQ, from the coding sequence ATGGCTCGCATTCCGTGTTGGCAGGTCGACGCATTTACCAATCGACCTTTCGGCGGCAACCCCGCAGCAGTCTGTTGGCTGGAGCAACAGGCCGACGCCCAGTGGATGCAAGCGATGGCTGCGGAAATGAACCTGGCCGAGACAGCGTTCGTGCGCAAGCTCGACGAAGGATATGAACTGCGGTGGTTCACACCGACGGTTGAAGTCGATCTGTGTGGCCACGCCACCTTGGCCTCGGCCCACGCGCTGTGGCAAGCGGGGCTTATTCCCGATGCCGAGCCCACGCATTTTCATACTCGCAGCGGGGTCCTGACTTGCCAACGCACCGGTGAGTGGATCGAACTCGATTTTCCCGCGACCCCAGCTGTCGCTGCCACCGCACCGCCCATTCTGGCAGAAGCCTTGGGCGCGCAGCCGGTGTATGTCGCCAAGAGCAAGTTCGACTATGTTGCAGTCTACGATTCGGCAACGACCGTTCGTATCCTGCGGCCGGACTTTCGCGCCCTCGGGACGATTCCTGTGCGGGGAGTTATCGTCACGTCGATCTCTGACGATCCAGCGTTCGATTTTATCGCGCGGTTCTTTGGACCGGCATCGGGAATCGATGAGGATCCTGCGACCGGATCGGCCTATTGCAGTTTGCTGCCGTATTGGGCCGAGCGCTTGGGCAAAACGGAATGCCGGGCCTATCAAGCTTCCCAGCGCGGCGGAGTGCTGAAACTCAGATTGAACGGCGATCGCGTAATCCTGGGTGGGCAGGCAGTCACGATCTGGCAGGGAGAACTGTTGCAATGA
- a CDS encoding arylsulfatase, translating to MNRFSYFFWLAAVYVATTTLNIHAAEQPNIVIIMSDDMGFSDLGCYGGEIQTPNLDSLAAGGVRFTQFYNTARCCPTRASLLTGLYPHQAGIGHMMEDLGKPGYTGNLNANCRTIAQVLQPAGYRSYAAGKWHVTRNITPDGNRSNWPLQRGFDRFYGMLSGAGSFYDPFTLCRDNRLISPFADPDYKPATYYFTDAISDHAVRFIGDHQRDHAQQPLFLYVTYTAAHWPMHALPEDIAMYKGKYDHGYAAIRQERLAKGAKLGLFDADQGLAPQAGNWEQVKNKEREIACMEVYAAMVDRMDQGIGKIIAELKRTGRFENTLIFFLQDNGGCAEPMGRNLAAGRDDGPRQDKPTRPLIAADVLPDRLVPQTRDGFPVRQGPNVIPGPADTYIGYGEGWANVSNTPFREYKHWVHEGGISTPLIAHWPQGFNAKGELRKKPAHLIDLMATCVDYSGAKYPSEATPLEGRSLRGALSGKPIEREAIYWEHEGNRAVRVGDWKLVAMHARPWELYDLSKDRTEKNDLSKIEAAKVREMSAMYDAWAARANVAPWPANPNTGNKKGGNKKGGAKKQ from the coding sequence ATGAATCGGTTCTCCTATTTTTTCTGGCTCGCGGCGGTCTATGTCGCGACCACGACTCTCAATATTCATGCTGCCGAGCAGCCGAATATCGTTATCATCATGAGTGACGATATGGGATTTTCGGATCTAGGTTGCTACGGCGGTGAGATTCAAACGCCAAATCTCGATTCGTTGGCAGCAGGCGGCGTGAGGTTCACTCAGTTCTATAACACGGCCCGCTGTTGCCCTACGCGGGCCAGCCTGCTGACCGGTTTGTATCCGCACCAGGCGGGTATCGGCCACATGATGGAAGACCTTGGCAAGCCGGGTTACACCGGCAACCTCAACGCCAATTGCCGCACCATTGCCCAGGTTTTGCAGCCCGCCGGCTATCGAAGTTATGCAGCTGGCAAGTGGCACGTCACGCGAAATATTACGCCAGATGGCAATCGTTCCAACTGGCCACTGCAGCGCGGCTTTGACCGGTTTTATGGAATGCTTTCTGGTGCTGGCAGTTTCTATGATCCGTTCACACTGTGCCGCGATAACCGGCTGATCTCGCCGTTTGCTGACCCGGACTACAAGCCGGCAACCTATTACTTCACCGATGCCATTTCGGACCACGCGGTAAGGTTCATTGGCGATCATCAGCGCGACCACGCCCAGCAGCCGCTTTTTCTTTACGTCACTTACACCGCAGCGCATTGGCCGATGCACGCCCTGCCCGAGGATATCGCCATGTACAAGGGAAAGTATGACCACGGCTATGCAGCGATTCGCCAAGAACGGCTTGCGAAAGGGGCGAAGCTGGGATTGTTCGATGCCGACCAGGGACTCGCGCCACAGGCGGGCAACTGGGAGCAGGTAAAAAACAAAGAGCGCGAGATTGCCTGCATGGAAGTCTATGCCGCGATGGTCGATCGCATGGATCAGGGCATTGGCAAGATCATTGCCGAACTGAAACGAACCGGTCGCTTCGAGAACACGCTTATCTTTTTCCTGCAAGACAATGGCGGTTGCGCCGAACCGATGGGACGTAACCTAGCCGCTGGACGTGACGACGGTCCGCGACAAGACAAGCCCACGCGGCCGTTAATTGCGGCCGACGTACTCCCCGATCGATTGGTGCCCCAAACTCGCGATGGTTTTCCCGTTCGCCAAGGACCGAACGTCATACCCGGTCCTGCGGATACTTATATCGGCTACGGCGAAGGTTGGGCCAATGTTTCGAACACGCCATTTCGCGAATACAAGCACTGGGTCCACGAAGGGGGAATCAGCACGCCACTCATCGCCCATTGGCCGCAGGGGTTCAATGCCAAAGGTGAGCTGCGCAAAAAGCCCGCGCATCTCATCGACTTGATGGCCACCTGTGTCGACTATAGCGGCGCGAAATACCCCAGCGAAGCGACTCCGCTTGAAGGACGCAGCCTGCGCGGCGCGTTATCGGGCAAGCCCATCGAACGCGAAGCTATCTACTGGGAACACGAAGGAAATCGCGCCGTGCGCGTGGGAGATTGGAAGCTCGTCGCCATGCATGCCCGACCGTGGGAGCTGTACGATTTATCGAAAGATCGAACTGAGAAAAATGATTTGTCCAAAATAGAAGCAGCCAAAGTGCGCGAAATGTCGGCCATGTACGACGCCTGGGCAGCCCGGGCGAATGTGGCTCCGTGGCCGGCTAACCCAAACACAGGCAACAAGAAGGGGGGCAATAAAAAGGGGGGAGCGAAGAAACAGTGA
- a CDS encoding FAD-dependent oxidoreductase — MPKSPKVHQSNCLLLPFLLANISTVALAELPTIDLSGETARQTIVAAGTRETYQGHPTTVLLPDGKTIFAVWTLNHGGPCGPMKRSDDGGKTWSDLLSVPENWSTVRNCPTIYRLMDPAGKSRLLVFAGQGPDGAMHSSHSVDNGTTWTPMKSLGLKCVMPFCTIIPIDGGKQLLGLTNIRRPGETKDKKSNIVAQSLSNDGGLTWTDWRIILDLGDLKPCEPALVRSPDGKQLLCLLRENARHEALYLTSDDEARTWSKSNKLPRGLWGDRHMPAYAPDGRLVVTFRDTGPKSPTNGHFVAWVGKYDDILSEQDGQYRIKLLHSHAGKDCGYPGLEVLPDGTFVTTTYVKYRPGAEKHSVVAVRFTLRETDALAKVTPTSAPAPTLEADIVIYGGTSGGVAAAVQAARMGKKAIIVEPGKHLGGMTSGGLSAVDIGDPRTVGGIAREYFTRLVARYGKKLEWDKAFTAAGGGPATGGAYSIEPHVAEEVFNELVREAGVPVQLGARLAAVRMDGPRIVELTTEDGRSIRGQMFIDATYEGDLLAKAGVTYTIAREGNKKYNETYNGIYFDEKYRPRTNHLSPGPHGRVPGGQGVWDRDFPLDPYRVPGKPESGLLPLIEAGDSGTPGEPAPGVQAYCYRLCLTKAADRLPIEPPADYDPKRYEIVARFLAACAKIGDEVDLRWFSKHDPLPNNKWDFNTATFGGNLPGASWAWPEASFAEREKIAKQHENYHRGLLHFLATDERVPVKVRGEMKQFGLPRDEFKDSGGWPHQLYIREARRMISDLVITEHHTFGRSTAPNSVSLGSYGTDTHEIRRIVKDGVVTREGKTAGGRDGAPPYPIGYAAIVPREKECENLFVTFALSASHTAFSSIRMEPVFMVTSQSAATAASLAIDDKVPVQKVDYAKLRKRLDADQQIVEWKVAGKKAANKQAAAAQLPVKSATVDLVIRNGTVIDGSGKPGLRADVAIDDGRIVAVGNLNDVTGAETIDAIERIVCPGFIDLHSHADSGIIEFRAAENYIRQGVTTLVCGNCGSSPTKVAEFFAKLRDGGTGPNIALLIGHGSVRREVVGTLNAPPTSEQLVQMKRLVREAMQAGAVGMSTGLTYSPGAFGTTEEITELAKELAPFGGFYATHMRDEGTKVFEALDEALKIGREAGVPVHISHHKISAASAFGLTRLTLQRIEEARAAGLDVTLDQYPYGAGSGSLSFYVPQASLSGGIEAYRRRIADPVERAQIVAGVEEVFVRKLFEAGQTPDNSEQTAVALTRVQVARAPHDPKLTGKNLTEILRMRGSEITVRSGAEVLVDLVGREAIGINHTLDDRPGGDVDRVMQHPLTAIASDGSVFAFGKDNPHPRSYGCYPRVLGHYGRERKLLKLEVAIHKMTQLPARRLGWKERGTIAVGNWADLVVFDPIAIAEKATFLDPHQHSVGVDHVLVRGQLVLKSGEMTGKLPGRPLPEK; from the coding sequence ATGCCAAAATCTCCCAAAGTTCACCAGTCAAATTGCCTACTGCTTCCATTTCTGCTCGCGAATATCTCCACCGTTGCGCTCGCGGAACTGCCAACGATTGATTTGTCTGGTGAGACAGCCCGGCAAACGATTGTAGCGGCCGGCACGCGCGAGACTTATCAAGGGCATCCGACTACAGTACTGTTGCCCGACGGAAAGACGATATTCGCCGTTTGGACGCTCAATCACGGCGGACCATGCGGGCCGATGAAGCGAAGCGACGATGGGGGAAAGACCTGGAGCGACCTGCTCTCTGTGCCCGAGAATTGGAGCACGGTTCGAAATTGCCCGACTATCTACCGTTTGATGGATCCAGCGGGGAAGTCTCGTCTGCTCGTATTTGCCGGGCAAGGACCAGACGGCGCGATGCATTCGTCTCATAGTGTCGACAACGGCACCACATGGACGCCGATGAAATCGCTCGGTCTGAAGTGTGTAATGCCGTTTTGCACCATCATTCCCATCGACGGCGGCAAGCAACTACTCGGGCTGACGAATATTCGCCGCCCTGGTGAAACCAAGGACAAGAAATCGAACATCGTTGCCCAAAGTTTGTCGAACGACGGCGGGCTCACCTGGACCGACTGGCGAATCATTCTCGACCTGGGTGACCTGAAACCATGCGAGCCCGCCCTGGTACGCTCGCCCGACGGCAAACAGCTGCTTTGCCTGCTGCGAGAAAATGCCAGGCACGAGGCACTTTACCTCACCAGCGACGATGAAGCGCGCACGTGGTCGAAGTCGAACAAACTCCCGCGCGGCCTCTGGGGCGATCGACACATGCCCGCGTACGCGCCGGATGGTCGGCTGGTTGTTACCTTTCGCGATACCGGACCCAAGAGCCCCACAAATGGTCATTTCGTTGCCTGGGTGGGTAAGTACGACGACATCCTCTCCGAGCAAGATGGCCAGTATCGCATCAAGTTGCTGCACAGCCATGCTGGCAAGGACTGTGGCTATCCGGGGCTGGAAGTATTGCCTGATGGGACATTCGTCACCACCACTTACGTGAAGTATCGACCGGGGGCAGAAAAGCACTCAGTCGTTGCCGTTCGCTTTACCTTGCGGGAGACCGATGCGCTAGCGAAGGTCACTCCTACTTCCGCCCCAGCGCCGACCCTGGAAGCAGATATTGTGATTTACGGTGGCACTTCTGGTGGTGTGGCCGCAGCAGTTCAGGCTGCGAGAATGGGAAAGAAGGCAATCATCGTCGAGCCTGGTAAGCATCTGGGGGGCATGACGTCGGGTGGGCTGAGCGCTGTCGATATCGGCGACCCGCGCACCGTTGGCGGCATTGCCCGAGAATATTTCACCCGACTTGTGGCCCGCTACGGCAAAAAGCTTGAGTGGGACAAAGCCTTCACAGCTGCCGGCGGCGGGCCTGCGACCGGCGGGGCTTACTCCATTGAACCGCATGTCGCGGAGGAAGTGTTTAACGAACTGGTTCGCGAAGCAGGAGTGCCCGTCCAACTCGGTGCTCGGCTGGCAGCAGTGAGGATGGACGGCCCGCGTATTGTCGAGTTGACCACCGAAGATGGCCGCTCGATTCGCGGCCAGATGTTCATCGATGCTACCTACGAAGGTGACCTGCTGGCGAAAGCTGGTGTGACGTACACGATCGCCCGTGAAGGAAACAAAAAATACAACGAGACTTATAACGGTATCTACTTTGACGAGAAGTACCGCCCCCGCACGAACCACCTGAGTCCTGGTCCGCATGGCCGAGTGCCAGGAGGACAGGGCGTTTGGGACCGAGATTTCCCGCTCGATCCGTATCGAGTGCCCGGCAAGCCTGAAAGCGGTCTGCTGCCACTCATTGAGGCAGGTGATTCCGGCACTCCCGGCGAACCTGCACCGGGAGTGCAGGCCTATTGTTATCGACTTTGCCTTACTAAGGCTGCCGATCGACTGCCGATTGAACCACCGGCTGACTACGATCCCAAGCGTTACGAGATTGTCGCCCGGTTTCTGGCTGCGTGTGCGAAAATCGGCGATGAAGTCGACCTGCGCTGGTTTAGCAAGCACGATCCCTTGCCGAATAACAAATGGGATTTCAACACAGCGACATTCGGCGGCAATCTTCCTGGAGCATCTTGGGCATGGCCCGAAGCATCGTTTGCTGAGCGCGAGAAAATCGCCAAGCAGCACGAAAACTATCATCGCGGGCTGCTGCATTTTCTGGCGACAGACGAGCGCGTGCCGGTAAAGGTCCGCGGCGAAATGAAGCAGTTTGGTTTGCCTCGCGATGAATTCAAAGATAGCGGAGGCTGGCCACATCAGCTTTACATTCGCGAAGCGCGGCGAATGATCAGCGACCTGGTGATAACGGAGCATCACACTTTCGGTCGTTCGACGGCACCGAACTCGGTGAGTTTGGGCTCGTACGGGACTGATACGCACGAGATACGCAGGATTGTGAAAGACGGTGTCGTCACGCGCGAAGGAAAAACTGCTGGGGGCCGCGACGGCGCGCCTCCCTATCCGATTGGCTACGCTGCGATCGTGCCTCGCGAAAAGGAGTGCGAGAATCTGTTCGTCACGTTCGCACTTTCGGCCAGTCACACCGCTTTCAGCAGCATCCGGATGGAGCCGGTGTTTATGGTCACCAGTCAAAGCGCCGCGACTGCTGCGTCGCTGGCCATCGACGATAAGGTGCCGGTGCAAAAAGTCGACTATGCAAAACTGCGCAAGCGACTCGATGCCGATCAGCAAATCGTCGAATGGAAAGTTGCAGGGAAGAAAGCCGCCAATAAGCAGGCAGCAGCGGCTCAGCTACCTGTCAAGTCTGCGACGGTCGATCTTGTCATTCGTAATGGAACGGTTATCGATGGCTCCGGTAAGCCGGGATTGCGGGCGGACGTGGCGATCGACGACGGACGGATCGTGGCAGTTGGAAATTTGAACGATGTGACCGGCGCGGAAACAATCGATGCGATTGAGCGAATTGTCTGCCCGGGGTTCATCGATTTGCACAGTCACGCAGATAGTGGAATTATCGAATTCCGTGCTGCAGAAAACTACATCCGCCAAGGTGTCACCACGCTCGTCTGTGGGAATTGTGGCAGCTCTCCCACCAAAGTGGCCGAGTTCTTCGCAAAACTTCGCGACGGTGGTACGGGCCCCAATATCGCCCTGCTCATCGGCCATGGCAGCGTGCGACGTGAAGTAGTGGGAACGTTGAATGCACCGCCGACCTCTGAACAATTAGTCCAGATGAAGCGTTTGGTTAGAGAGGCGATGCAGGCAGGTGCCGTGGGCATGTCGACCGGCCTAACGTATAGTCCTGGTGCCTTCGGAACTACGGAGGAGATTACCGAACTAGCGAAGGAACTTGCCCCGTTCGGCGGCTTCTACGCCACGCACATGCGCGACGAGGGGACGAAGGTCTTCGAGGCCCTTGATGAAGCACTCAAGATTGGTCGCGAAGCTGGCGTTCCCGTTCATATTTCCCATCACAAGATTTCCGCTGCTTCGGCCTTCGGACTAACGCGTCTCACGTTGCAGCGAATCGAAGAGGCTCGCGCTGCAGGACTCGACGTGACGTTGGATCAATATCCGTACGGTGCCGGCAGTGGCAGTTTGTCCTTTTACGTGCCGCAGGCATCACTTTCTGGCGGGATCGAAGCTTATCGCCGCCGCATTGCCGATCCAGTCGAACGGGCCCAGATTGTCGCCGGTGTTGAAGAAGTCTTCGTTCGCAAGTTGTTTGAAGCGGGGCAAACGCCGGACAATTCGGAGCAAACAGCGGTGGCTCTAACGCGGGTTCAAGTTGCCCGCGCTCCTCACGATCCAAAGCTGACGGGAAAGAACCTCACGGAGATTCTGCGCATGCGTGGCAGTGAGATCACGGTGCGAAGTGGGGCGGAAGTGCTGGTCGACTTGGTGGGTCGAGAAGCAATTGGCATTAATCACACGCTCGACGATCGCCCGGGCGGCGATGTCGACCGCGTGATGCAGCATCCGCTGACCGCGATTGCCTCCGATGGGAGCGTCTTCGCGTTTGGCAAAGACAATCCGCACCCGCGATCGTATGGTTGCTATCCGCGCGTCTTGGGACATTACGGGCGCGAGCGCAAACTGTTGAAATTAGAAGTGGCCATTCACAAAATGACGCAGTTGCCCGCGCGGCGTCTGGGCTGGAAGGAGCGCGGCACAATTGCAGTTGGTAACTGGGCCGATCTCGTCGTGTTTGATCCGATCGCGATTGCTGAGAAGGCGACGTTCCTCGACCCACATCAGCATTCGGTCGGTGTCGACCATGTACTTGTACGTGGTCAATTGGTGCTTAAGTCCGGCGAAATGACAGGCAAGCTCCCGGGGCGACCATTGCCAGAAAAGTAG
- a CDS encoding alpha/beta hydrolase produces MPRPIRLHVLLILSLCAFVGQSLTLSAADEIRVLKDMPYKAEATTEYEQQRCKLDLYLPANAKNFPTIVWFHGGGLQAGSNDGDGALGRRFANDGIAVASVNYRLDPNVKFPAYIEDAAAAFSFVRKQITEYGGSPDSIFVSGHSAGGYLTAMIGADEKYLAKHNLKLQDIAGLMPISGQMITHSTVRAERGIPKTRPVIDQAAPAYYSSRETPAWLLIVGSQDMASRAEENRYFGAALKAAGHKDVTYLEVEGRNHGTIGNRIGEPTDTVALAMLEFMKRLRRPASP; encoded by the coding sequence ATGCCTCGACCTATCCGTCTACACGTTCTCTTGATCCTTTCACTTTGCGCATTTGTTGGCCAGAGCCTGACACTTTCAGCAGCCGACGAGATTCGCGTGCTGAAGGACATGCCATACAAGGCAGAGGCTACGACGGAGTACGAACAGCAACGGTGCAAGCTCGATCTGTACTTGCCGGCGAACGCCAAGAATTTTCCGACGATTGTTTGGTTTCATGGCGGAGGATTGCAAGCCGGCAGTAACGACGGAGACGGCGCGCTCGGTCGCCGCTTTGCCAATGACGGCATTGCGGTGGCCTCAGTAAATTACCGTTTGGATCCTAACGTTAAGTTTCCCGCTTACATCGAGGATGCAGCCGCCGCCTTCAGCTTCGTTCGCAAACAAATTACTGAGTATGGTGGCTCGCCAGACTCCATTTTTGTCTCTGGTCATTCAGCCGGCGGCTATTTGACGGCGATGATCGGGGCCGATGAAAAGTATCTCGCCAAGCATAATCTCAAGCTGCAGGATATAGCCGGGCTGATGCCGATCTCGGGGCAGATGATTACACATTCGACGGTGCGGGCAGAGCGGGGCATTCCTAAGACTCGCCCCGTCATCGATCAGGCAGCACCGGCCTATTACTCTTCGAGAGAAACTCCCGCATGGCTGCTTATCGTCGGCAGCCAAGACATGGCCTCGCGGGCAGAAGAGAATCGCTACTTCGGTGCGGCGTTGAAAGCAGCAGGTCACAAGGACGTTACTTACTTGGAAGTAGAAGGACGTAATCACGGTACGATTGGCAATCGGATTGGAGAGCCAACCGATACCGTGGCGCTCGCCATGCTCGAATTCATGAAACGGTTACGTCGCCCCGCATCGCCCTGA
- a CDS encoding Gfo/Idh/MocA family protein, whose amino-acid sequence MQSQSGPVRIGVVGLGRFGRLHALTAAGLAECELVGLVARRQTSIDAVADELPGVPGWTNLDEAIHESTAEAWIVACTTAEHVSVARSLLTAGKRVLLEKPIADNLEEAESLAPLVQPDSANLMLGHIVLFNSEFQQLREEVARLGPISFLDSVRHRPASIIAKFPGENPLQAAMVHDLYMAQVLVNRAEPVSFHSRYHRTASGEVDLAIAQLQWPSGAIGSFAASYLTPAGMPPRGFDRTEVFGAGWCVRINPNPRPLELWTEQAAWPLALEIRTGQIGPTGMMAEELRCFCRVVRGEQPVPVGATYADGLQVQRWMDKLAASAERA is encoded by the coding sequence ATGCAATCTCAATCGGGGCCTGTGAGAATCGGTGTCGTCGGACTGGGGCGATTCGGGCGCTTGCACGCGCTCACTGCGGCAGGTTTAGCTGAGTGTGAACTGGTCGGACTCGTCGCTCGGCGACAAACGTCAATTGATGCCGTTGCCGATGAACTGCCGGGAGTTCCCGGCTGGACAAATCTCGACGAAGCCATTCACGAGTCCACAGCTGAAGCTTGGATTGTGGCTTGCACAACCGCGGAACACGTCTCCGTGGCTCGAAGTTTGCTTACAGCGGGCAAAAGAGTGCTGCTCGAAAAGCCGATTGCTGACAATTTGGAAGAAGCAGAGAGCCTTGCTCCTCTTGTCCAACCTGACTCAGCGAATCTGATGCTGGGGCACATCGTTCTGTTCAATAGCGAGTTCCAGCAACTGCGCGAAGAGGTTGCGCGTCTCGGCCCGATCTCGTTCCTCGACTCCGTGCGACATCGGCCAGCCAGTATCATCGCGAAGTTCCCGGGCGAGAATCCGTTACAAGCCGCGATGGTTCACGATCTCTACATGGCGCAAGTGCTCGTCAATCGAGCTGAACCTGTCTCGTTTCACTCGCGGTACCATCGAACGGCGAGTGGCGAAGTCGACCTAGCGATCGCCCAACTGCAGTGGCCCAGCGGAGCCATCGGTTCATTCGCGGCTTCGTATTTAACTCCTGCAGGCATGCCACCACGAGGCTTTGATCGAACCGAGGTCTTTGGCGCAGGGTGGTGCGTGAGAATTAACCCGAATCCACGCCCTCTTGAACTTTGGACCGAGCAAGCCGCTTGGCCCCTCGCGCTCGAAATACGCACTGGCCAGATTGGACCTACGGGGATGATGGCGGAAGAACTGCGCTGCTTCTGCCGGGTCGTCCGAGGTGAGCAACCGGTGCCAGTCGGGGCTACTTATGCGGACGGCCTGCAGGTTCAGCGGTGGATGGACAAATTGGCGGCAAGTGCCGAGCGAGCTTAG
- a CDS encoding molybdopterin-dependent oxidoreductase yields the protein MDHDSFLTEHRELTRRFFLQAGALGFAATQLANFGFADEKPTEEKQSPAPVKRTKPEKAGVRPEPYFTPSVDFRDVSRGKPLPHSLPDEKKREVGLTRETWQLEVLADPDNPAKLGRPLTKEAGTALNFEALLKLAEKHAVRFPKVMTCLNLGCPLGMGLWEGVPLRDVIWLTQPRENLRRVFYYGYHNDDPKQMFRSSLPIGRILEDPYDLPPVILCYKLNGEWLDAERGGPVRVVVPEAYGFKSIKWLTHVVLTNLAHANDTYAEQNNDVDSPLKTFAASISVPREAKAGQPIPVSGYAQVGISGLKKVQVWAASEADTLPEGDPYFTKAPWMDAELLPVPKQWSGLNEGKVPPDTHGFDQSGAPKTWPMRLTNTHWAAVLPGLPKGDYIFRCRTIDAQGHAQPMPRPFRKSGHSTIEMVEFKVVD from the coding sequence ATGGATCACGATTCATTTCTGACCGAACATCGCGAGCTGACTCGCCGATTCTTTCTGCAGGCAGGCGCATTGGGATTCGCCGCAACCCAATTGGCAAACTTCGGCTTCGCGGACGAAAAGCCGACCGAAGAAAAACAGTCCCCCGCACCTGTCAAGCGAACCAAGCCTGAAAAAGCCGGAGTTCGCCCGGAGCCTTATTTCACTCCTTCCGTGGACTTTCGCGATGTCTCGCGCGGGAAGCCGTTACCCCATTCGCTGCCGGACGAAAAGAAACGGGAAGTCGGTTTGACTCGCGAGACCTGGCAACTGGAAGTATTGGCGGACCCAGACAATCCGGCCAAACTTGGCAGGCCACTGACGAAGGAAGCCGGTACGGCACTCAATTTCGAGGCGCTCCTCAAACTCGCGGAGAAGCATGCGGTTCGATTTCCCAAGGTAATGACGTGCCTGAATCTGGGTTGTCCGCTGGGCATGGGACTGTGGGAAGGAGTGCCCTTGCGGGATGTCATTTGGTTGACTCAACCTCGCGAGAATCTGCGACGCGTCTTTTATTATGGCTATCACAATGACGACCCCAAGCAGATGTTTCGCAGCTCGTTGCCGATCGGTCGCATCCTCGAAGACCCGTACGATCTGCCGCCGGTCATCCTCTGCTACAAGCTGAATGGCGAGTGGCTTGATGCCGAGCGCGGAGGCCCGGTGCGAGTCGTCGTGCCAGAAGCCTATGGCTTTAAGTCCATCAAGTGGCTGACCCACGTTGTGCTCACAAATCTCGCGCATGCAAACGACACGTATGCCGAGCAAAACAACGATGTCGATAGCCCGCTCAAGACATTTGCAGCCAGCATCTCAGTGCCGCGCGAGGCGAAGGCAGGTCAGCCGATTCCTGTTTCCGGCTACGCCCAAGTGGGCATTTCGGGTTTAAAGAAAGTGCAAGTTTGGGCCGCCTCAGAAGCAGATACATTGCCTGAAGGGGATCCCTACTTCACAAAAGCCCCGTGGATGGATGCCGAGCTCCTGCCGGTGCCCAAGCAATGGAGCGGATTGAACGAAGGAAAGGTACCGCCCGATACGCACGGCTTCGATCAAAGCGGAGCACCCAAAACGTGGCCCATGCGTCTGACCAATACGCATTGGGCCGCGGTTTTGCCTGGCCTGCCCAAGGGTGACTACATCTTCCGCTGCCGCACGATCGATGCGCAAGGACACGCGCAGCCCATGCCTCGACCGTTTCGCAAATCGGGGCATTCCACAATCGAAATGGTCGAATTCAAAGTAGTTGACTGA